One Kaistella polysaccharea DNA segment encodes these proteins:
- a CDS encoding helix-turn-helix domain-containing protein produces MDLNERISSVISYSELSLSEFADEIEVQRSSISHITSGRNKPSLDFLMKIKNRFPELEWEWLIEGRGEMLKKPNIALEDNELPSKTKATSLPDLFSLINDEAFGVTESEDKIVPKTSVDDDIRPQRSSKVEIDDSQRSDALPTTDKPLNIENQQVKVKRIVLFYENGKFETFEP; encoded by the coding sequence ATGGATTTGAACGAAAGAATTTCTAGTGTAATCAGCTATTCTGAATTGTCGCTGTCAGAATTTGCAGATGAAATCGAAGTGCAGCGCTCCAGCATCTCACATATTACGTCTGGTCGTAATAAACCTTCGCTCGATTTTCTGATGAAAATTAAAAATCGCTTTCCAGAGTTGGAATGGGAATGGCTCATCGAAGGACGAGGAGAAATGCTTAAAAAACCTAATATAGCGTTAGAAGACAATGAATTACCATCAAAAACAAAAGCTACTTCCCTGCCCGATTTATTCTCATTAATTAATGATGAAGCTTTTGGTGTTACTGAATCTGAAGATAAAATTGTCCCAAAAACTTCCGTAGATGACGATATTCGTCCACAAAGGTCCAGTAAAGTTGAAATAGACGATTCTCAGCGATCAGACGCTCTTCCTACAACTGACAAACCATTAAATATTGAAAATCAGCAAGTTAAAGTAAAGCGCATCGTTCTATTTTATGAAAACGGAAAATTTGAAACTTTTGAACCCTAA